In Myxocyprinus asiaticus isolate MX2 ecotype Aquarium Trade chromosome 16, UBuf_Myxa_2, whole genome shotgun sequence, a single window of DNA contains:
- the LOC127453580 gene encoding cellular retinoic acid-binding protein 2-like produces the protein MDRKIPDFAGTWKMKSSENFEELLKALGVNVMLRKIAVAAASKPSVEITQEGETLSIKTSTSVRITHVTFTVGQEFNEATVDGRPCTSFPRWETDSKISCEQTLQKGEGPKTSWTREITNDGELILTMTADDVVCTRVYVRE, from the exons ATGGATCGCAAAATTCCCGATTTTGCTGGCACTTGGAAAATGAAAAGTTCCGAGAACTTCGAGGAGCTTCTCAAAGCATTGG GTGTGAACGTGATGCTGCGTAAGATTGCGGTTGCAGCAGCATCGAAGCCATCTGTTGAGATTACGCAGGAGGGAGAGACACTGTCAATCAAAACCTCCACCTCTGTTAGGATCACCCATGTAACCTTCACTGTAGGACAGGAGTTTAATGAGGCCACTGTGGATGGACGACCTTGCACG AGCTTTCCTCGCTGGGAAACAGACAGCAAGATTAGTTGTGAGCAGACTTTGCAAAAAGGTGAGGGTCCAAAAACCTCATGGACAAGGGAGATAACCAACGACGGTGAACTGATACTG ACCATGACCGCAGACGATGTTGTATGCACAAGAGTTTATGTCAGAGAGTGA